GCATCAACCTGCTCCGTGAGGGCCTGGACCTGCCGGAGGTCTCGCTCGTGGCGATCCTCGACGCCGACAAGGAGGGGTTCCTGCGGTCGAGTACCTCATTGATCCAGACCATCGGGCGTGCCGCGCGGAACGTCTCCGGTCAGGTGCACATGTACGCCGACAAGATCACCCGCTCCATGCGCGAGGCGATCGACGAGACGAATCGACGGCGCGCGATCCAGATCGAGTACAACACGACGCACGGCATCGACCCGCAACCGCTCCGCAAGAAGATCGGCGACATCACCGAGATGCTGTCGCGCGAAGCGGCCGATACCGAAGACATGCTCACCTCCCGCACCGGCGCGCACGCGCAGCGCGGGTCCACGCAGCGGGCGAAGGGCAAGACCGCGGCTCGCGCCGGCGCGATCGCGGGGGAGGGCGCGGGAAAGCTCGAGGAGCTCATCACCGACCTCAACGATCAGATGCTCGCCGCGGCGGAGGAGCTGAAATTCGAGCTCGCGGCGCGCCTGCGCGACGAGGTGGCGGAGCTCAAGCGCGAGCTGCGGAGCATGGACGCCGCGGGCCACCTGTAGGCTCGCAGGTCGAGGCTCAGCGCGGCTCGGCAGGCCGCTTCAGGTCTTCGCGGGCCGGCCGCACCGAGGTCGACATGCCCGCAGCGCTCAGTCGGCCGCGACTGCCAGCGGAGCGTAGAGGTCGATCGCGTTGCCGTCGGGATCCAGCACGGTCGCATAGCGCTGGCCCCAGGGCGCATCCCAGGGGTCGACGCGGCTGGGGTGGCCCGCCGCCACGAGTCGCGCGTGCGTCGCATCGACCTCCGCGGCGTCGGCGGCCTGGAACCCGAAGGCGACGCGGTGGTCTCCGGTCGGGAACGCATACTCCGGGTCGAAGCTGTGAATGGTCTCGATCGGATCCCACCCGATGCGCACACCGCTGGGCAGTTCCACTTCCACGTGCGGTTCCGACTCCAGCCCCTCAGCCAGGTCCAGGCCGAGCGTGCGGTAGAAGGCGAGCGACGCGGCGAGGTCGCGGGTCACGATGCCGATGAAGTCGAAGGTGAGGCTCATAGCACCAGCGTACGCCCGTCGACGCGGGTGTCGCACGGTGCAACCGGGCACTGCTGGGATCGGCGTGGCGTGTCGAGAGATCCACCTGTCCATGCAAATCGCCCACACCAAACCGCGCTAGATGCAGAGATCTGCACAACGACAGAACGAAGCGGCACGATCTCTCTGCAGGAATGCAGATCTCTGTCTGAAGCGAAACGCTCGCCGCACCACGAGCTCAATCCCACTGTCCACGCCCCGCTCGGCCGGGCCGTGCCACGACCGCAGCCGAGCGGCTACGACAGCAGGGTGTAGCCATAGCGCTCGGCGATGGCGTCGATGACCCCCATCAGCTCGGCGCGGTCCAACCGGATCAGCGCGCTCGGGTGCGCCGGGAGTGCGTCCGCAGCCGGCGCCCAGAGCGCCACCACCCGCGCGGACGGGTTGAGCGACGAGGCGGAGACGACTCCGTCCAGCGCGGGATAGGTCGCGGCGATGGCGCGAGCCCAGGCCCGCGAAGTCGCACGGTCGCCCGAGGAGATCGCCGCATTGCCGCCGGCCGCGGTGACCCAGTCGCTGTCCGAGAGGTCCAGCAGTCGCAGCGGACGGACGATGGCGAAGTCCACGAACGTCGGACTGCCGGCCTCGAGCCGGATCATGCGCTGCGCCTGGAAGACCTCCAGGATCGCCGTGGCGAACGGACTCGCCGTCACGTCGGAGGGGGATGCCGAGCCGCCGGTCGCGGGCGACTCCAGGACCCCGTACATCACTCCGACGCCCGACGTCTCGCCCGTCGGCGGCGGGTGCGGATCGAACCGGCCATCGAGCGGGCCGTAGCTCCGGAAGTCGTGCCAGCGCGACGCGTGCGGCCCGCCCGCCCGGAAGATACGCCCGACGTGGGTCCCTGCGGGGAGCACACGCACCCACGACGGGTCGCGGGCCAGATCCGGGAAACGCCCGAGGTCGGGTCGAACGAGGAATTCGCTCACGGCAGGCGGTTGAGGGCGTCGTCGACGGCGGCTGCAGCGATCGCCGGATCCCCGCCCCGACCCAACCACTCGAACGGGCTGACCTCCTCGCCCTCGACGAGGAGCTGCGGTGCCGGAGAGGTGAGCACCCGCTCGACCAAGATCATGGGCGTGCTGCGCTGAACGGACTGCGCCACCGTCGCCCAACCGCGCACCTCCCGATCCTCGGGGAACTGGAACCGCGGCAGATGCCATCCGTCGCTTCGGCGCTGAGCCACGAGGGTGCCTGCCGCGCAGCGCTGGCGCACCCGCGCCGGCGTCACCCCGAGCAGCGCCGCGGTCTCGGCGACGGAAAAGCTGTGCGCGGCGATCTCCTGCTCCCAGAGCCGGCCGCGCGCCGTGGCGGGCAGCGCGGTCGGGGCCTGAAGATCGGACTCCGACACTCCGAAACGCGCGAGTGCGTCGACCTCTGGGGTCGTGAGGCCGCGCACGCCGGCCTGTTGATGCGCGACCACGGCCTCGAGCATCTCTTCGACGACCGTCAGGTGCGCCCCCTCGATCCGACCCGCCAGCGCGCGGATCCGGTCACGGGCCCCACGGTCTTTCGCCGCGCCGGCACTGCGGCGAGCCCGGTCGGGGAGTTGCGCGATCGACATGGCGGGTCCTTTCGTCTACTTACGACAATACTATCCGCAACACCGCAAACCCGGAAGAGCATCCACTCGCACATATGTTCGAATTCTCAGCGGCAACGCCCTAGAATGGGACGGTGACTTCGAAGCACCTCGCACCCATCCGCTCGTCCGCCGCGCACGCCCAGATCAGCGTGCAGGGGGCGCGGGTCCACAATCTCCAGAACGTCGATCTCTCGATCCCACGAGACTCCATCGTGGTCTTCACCGGACTTTCGGGCAGCGGCAAGTCGAGCCTCGCCTTCGACACGATCTTCGCCGAGGGGCAGCGACGCTACGTCGAGAGCCTGAGCGCCTACGCACGCCAGTTCCTCGGACAGGTCGATCGACCCGACGTGGACTTCATCGAGGGGCTCAGCCCTGCCGTCTCCATCGACCAGAAGTCGACGAACCGCAACCCGCGCTCCACGGTCGGTACGATCACGGAGATCTACGACTACATGCGTCTCCTGTGGGCGCGCATCGGCGTGCCGCACTGCGCCGTGTGCGGCGAGCGGATCGCGTCGCAGACCGTGCAGCAGATCGCGGATCAGCTCATGCTGCTGCCCGAGCGCACCCGCTACCAGGTGCTCGCGCCCGTGGTGAGCAAGAAGAAGGGCGAGTTCGTCGATCTCTTCCAGGATCTCGCCGCGAACGGCTACTCGCGGGCCGTGGTCGACGGCGAGGTGATCCAGCTCTCCGAGCCGCCGACGCTGAAGAAGCAGGTGAAGCACGACATCTCGGTCGTCATCGACCGCCTGGTGGCGGGGCCGGACGGACTCGGGCGCCTGACCGACTCCCTCGAGACGGCACTGAAGCTCGCCGGCGGGATCGTCTGCATCGACTTCGTCGATCGCGACCCGAAGGCCGACGATCGGACGCAGCTCTTCTCCGAGCAGCTGTCGTGCCCGAACCAGCACCCCGTGCAGCTCACGGAGATCGAACCGCGCACCTTCTCGTTCAACGCACCGTTCGGCGCCTGCAGCACCTGCTCGGGCCTCGGCACCAGCATGTCCGTGGATGAGGACCTCGTGCTGGGCGATCCCGAGCTCTCCATCACCGAGGGCGTCATCGTGCCCTGGACCAGCCAGGGCAAGAGCCTGTACCAGTATTACGAGAAGCTCCTCCGCGGCCTGTCCCAGGACCTGGACTTCAAGCTCACCACGCCGTGGGAGCAGCTCGGCGAGGACGTCCGCGAGGCCGTCCTCTACGGCAACAACTTCAAGGTCAACGTGCGGTGGAAGAACCGCTTCGGCCGCGAGGTGAAGTACTCCTCGGGCTTCGAGGGCGTCATCCCGTTCATCGAGCGCCAGTACGCCGAGGCGGAGTCCGACGCGAAGCGCGACCGGTGGTCGGAGTTCCTCCGCGAGGTGCCGTGCCACGCGTGCCACGGTCAGCGGCTCAAGCCCGAGGTCCTGGCCGTCACCGTCAACGGAGAGTCCATCGCCGCGGTCGGTGAGTTCAGTCTGCTCAACGCCAAGCGCTACTTCGACGAGGTCGAGCTCACCGCCCGCGAGGCGAAGATCGCCGCGCAGGTGCTCCGTGAGATCCGGCTCCGCTTCGACTTCCTCATCGAGGTCGGTCTGGGGTACCTCACGCTGGCTCGCGCCGCCGGGACGCTCTCCGGCGGGGAGGCCCAACGGATCCGGCTCGCCACGCAGATCGGCTCCGGGCTGACCGGCGTGCTGTACGTGCTCGACGAACCGAGCATCGGGCTGCATCAGCGGGACAACCGTCGACTCATCGAGACCCTCGTCAAGCTGCGGGATCTCGGCAACACGCTCATCGTCGTCGAGCACGACGAGGAGACCATCGAGGCCGCTGACTGGATCGTGGACATCGGCCCCGGAGCGGGCGTCGAGGGCGGCACCGTGGTGCACTCGGGGGAGTACGCCGAGCTGCTGCAGAACACCGACTCGATGACGGGGGACTACCTTGCCGGGCGGCGCGCCATCGAGACGCCGAAGAAGCGCCGTAAGCGCGACCGCAAGCGCGAGCTGAAGGTCATGGGCGCCCGCTCCAACAACCTGCAGAACGTCGACGTCGCCTTCCCGCTCGGCGTGATGACGGCGGTCACGGGCGTCAGCGGCTCCGGCAAGTCGACCCTCGTGAACGACATCCTCTACCGAGTGCTCGCGAACCAGCTCAACGGCGCGCGCCTGGTGCCGGGCAAGCACACCCGCGTGACGGGTCTCGACCACCTCGACAAGGTGGTGCACGTGGACCAGGCGCCCATCGGCCGCACCCCTCGCTCGAACCCGGCCACCTACACCGGGGTCTTCGACAAGATCCGCAACCTGTTCGCCGAGACGCCGGAGGCGAAGACCCGCGGCTACCTGCCCGGCCGCTTCAGCTTCAACGTCAAGGGCGGCCGCTGCGAGGCCTGCTCGGGCGACGGCACCCTGAAGATCGAGATGAACTTCCTTCCCGACGTGTACGTCGCGTGCGAGGCCTGCGGCGGCAAGCGGTACAACCGCGAGACCCTGCAGGTGCGCTACAAGGGCAAGAACATCTCCGAGGTGCTCGAGATGCCGATCGCCGAGGCGGAGGAGTTCTTCGAGCCGATCAGCTCGATCCACCGCTACATGAAGACCCTGGTCGACGTGGGCCTCGGCTACGTGCGGCTCGGGCAGAGCGCCACCACCCTGTCCGGCGGCGAGGCGCAGCGCGTGAAGCTCGCCACCGAGCTGCAGAAGCGCTCCAACGGTCGCAGTATCTACGTGCTCGATGAGCCCACGACCGGACTGCACTTCGAAGACGTGCGCAAGCTGCTGCTCGTGCTCAACGGACTCGTCGACAAGGGCAACACGGTCATCACCATCGAGCACAACCTCGATGTCATCCGCAGCGCGGACTGGGTGATCGACCTCGGACCCGAGGGCGGCTCCGGCGGTGGCACGATCCTGGCCGAGGGCACGCCCGAGCAGATCGCCGGCGTCGAGGCGAGCCACACCGGGCGCTTCCTCGCGGAGGTGCTCGAGGGCTGGGCGGCCAAGTCCGAGCGGGCAGTGCGGAAGCATTCCGGGGGCACGACGTCGCACGCGGCGAAGCGCGGGGCGGGGAAGGCACCCGCGGCGAAGGTCCGGGTGTGATCCAGGGGGTCGACAACCGGGGCGCCTTCCGTCCGGCGCAGGGCGAGATCCCGACCAGCCCCGGGGTCTACCGCTTCAGCGACCGGCACGGGCGGGTGCTCTACATCGGCAAGGCGAAGAACCTGCGCGCCCGCCTCGCGAACTACTTCCAGCCGCTGCAGTCCCTCATGCCGCGCACGCAGCGCATGCTCGCGCTCGCGGCGCAGGTCGACTGGACCGTGGTGGCGACCGACACCGAGTCGCTGATCCTCGAGCACACCTGGATCACCGAGTTCAAGCCCCCCTTCAACGTCCAGTTCAAGGACGACAAGACCTACCCCTATCTCGCCGTCACGCTTCGGGAGGAGTCGCCTCGGCTCATCATCACCCGCAACGAACGGATTCGCGGGGCGCGCTACTTCGGCCCCTACCCGAAGGTCTGGGCCCTGCGGGAGACGACCGCGCTGCTGCAGCAGGCGTTCCCGATCCGCACCTGCAACGACGCCGACTACCGGCGCGCGATGTCGACGGGGCGCCCGTGCCTCGCGGGGCAGATCGGCCGATGCCACGGGCCGTGCTCGCAGCTCATCACGATCGAGGCCCACCGGGAGCGGGCGAACGCGCTGGTCGCGTTCCTCGCGGGCGGCGACACCAGCCACCTGCGCGAGCTGCAACGGGGCATGCGCGAGGCGGCCGCGGCGCAGGAGTACGAGCTCGCCGCGCGCCTGCGCGATCAGGCGCAGGCGGTGGAGCACGTGCTCGAGAAGAACGCCGTGGTGCTCGGCCTCGACGTCAATCTCGATGTCTTCGGCATGCGGGCCGACGAACTCGCGGCCTCGGCGCACCAGTTCATCATCCGCGGTGGCCGGATCCGGGGCGAGCGCAGCTGGATCGTCGACGTCGAGATCGATGACTCCCTGAGCACGCTCCTCGAGCAGGTCGTGCAGACCGCGTACGAGGGCGACCGCGAGCCCCCGGCGGAGATCCTGGTGCCCCAGTTGCCGGACGACGTCACCGACCTCGAGGCCGCGCTCAGCGCGAAACGGCCGCGTCAGGGCCGCGTGCGCATGCGCGTACCCGAGCGCGGGGAGAAGGTCCAGCTCATGGAGCGGGCCGTGCTCAACGCGGGGGAGAACCTGATCCGGCACAAGCTGAAGCGCGCCGCGGATCTCACGGCCCGCACCGACGCGCTCGCCGAGCTGCAGCGGGCACTGGGCATGGACGAGGCCCCGCTCCGGATCGAGTGCATCGACGTCTCGCATCTGCAGGGGACCGGGGTGGTGGCCTCGCTCGTCGTGTTCGAGGACGGGCTCCCGGCGAAGGGGGCGTATCGGAAATACCGCATCGAGGAAACGCGCGACGACACCGACTCGATCCACCAGGTCGTTGCGCGGCGCGCGGCGCAGTTGAACCGCGCCCGCGAGTCGGGTGAGCCGGCCTCGGGTGTCTACCGGGATCGCCCGCAACTCCTCATCGTCGACGGCGGCGAGCCGCAGGTGAAGGCGGCGGCACGCGCGCTACGCGAAGCCGGGATCACCGACATCGCGCTGTGCGGGGTCGCGAAGCGCCTCGAGGAGCTCTGGCTGCCCGATGACCCGTTCCCCGTGATCCTGCCGCGCACGAGCGACGCTCTTTTCTTGGTGCAGCGGGTGCGCGACGAGGCGCACCGCTTCGCCATCACCTTCCAGCGTCAGCGCCGGAGCACTTCCATCGCGAGCCAGCTCTCCGAGGTGCCCGGCCTCGGCCCGAAGCGCGTGCAGGTGCTGCTCAAGCACTTCGGCTCGGTGACCCGGCTGCGCGCCGCGACGGTCGCCGAGCTGAGCGCCGCCCCCGGCGTCGGCGAGAAACTGGCCGAGCAGATCCTCGCTCACCTGAACTCCACTGCCGCGCCCGCTAAGCTTGAGGCATCATCGGAACCCGATCAGGATGGAGGACTGTCGAATGAATGAGGCGGTGTCCAATCAGGAGATCCTGATCGTCACGGGCATGTCCGGCGCCGGTCGCAGCACCGTCGCGAACACCCTCGAAGACCTGGGCTGGTACGTCGTCGACAACCTGCCCCTCACCATGCTCAAGACGCTCGCGGACATGGCCGACAAGTCCGGGGGAGCGCTGCCCCGGATCGTCGCGGTCGTCGACGTCCGCGGTCGCGACCTCTACTCCGATATCGAATCGACCGTGAGCGATCTCCGTGAGAACGCCACGGTTCGGGTCGTCTTTCTCGACGCGACCGACGAGATCCTGGTGCGGCGGTACGAGTCGGTGCGCCGACCGCACCCGCTGCAGGCCGAAGCCGGCAGTCTGCTCGAGGGCATCCGTCTCGAACGCGAGCGCCTCCAGGAGCTGCGCGCGTCGAGCGACGTGGTCATCGACACCTCGCGCTACAACGTGCACGACCTCTCGACCGCCACCCGCGAGCTCTTCTCGGACGACAACACGCCCGGCCTGCAGCTCTCCGTCGTGAGTTTCGGCTTCAAATACGGGGCTCCGACGGATGTCGATCTCATGGTCGATATGCGGTTTCTCCCGAACCCGTTCTGGGAGACCGACCTGCGCGCGCTCACCGGGGTCGATCCGGAAGTGAAAGAATATGTACTCGGCCGCGAAGGCGCAGCTGAGTTCCTGGACCACTACGTGGCCGCGTTGACTCCGGTGTTCGCCGGATTCCAGCGCGAAAACAAGCGCCACGCCTCGCTCGCCGTCGGATGCACCGGCGGCAAGCATCGTTCGGTCGCGACCGCGAGAGAACTCGCCGATCGCCTCGCCGGACTTCCGGGAGTCAGTGTGACGCTCCGGCATCGCGACCTCGGTCGCGAATAGTCGGCGTTTCGCCGACCCGTCACCGTTGTTCAAGCTTCCTGAAAGGACTATTTCGTGCCGTCTACCGTTGAGGTGAAGAGTGAGCTCGTACGATTCCCGGTGCAGCGCACCGGCGAGCGCATCGCCGAAGTG
Above is a genomic segment from Leucobacter rhizosphaerae containing:
- a CDS encoding VOC family protein, with the protein product MSLTFDFIGIVTRDLAASLAFYRTLGLDLAEGLESEPHVEVELPSGVRIGWDPIETIHSFDPEYAFPTGDHRVAFGFQAADAAEVDATHARLVAAGHPSRVDPWDAPWGQRYATVLDPDGNAIDLYAPLAVAAD
- a CDS encoding RES family NAD+ phosphorylase; the encoded protein is MSEFLVRPDLGRFPDLARDPSWVRVLPAGTHVGRIFRAGGPHASRWHDFRSYGPLDGRFDPHPPPTGETSGVGVMYGVLESPATGGSASPSDVTASPFATAILEVFQAQRMIRLEAGSPTFVDFAIVRPLRLLDLSDSDWVTAAGGNAAISSGDRATSRAWARAIAATYPALDGVVSASSLNPSARVVALWAPAADALPAHPSALIRLDRAELMGVIDAIAERYGYTLLS
- the uvrA gene encoding excinuclease ABC subunit UvrA, with the translated sequence MTSKHLAPIRSSAAHAQISVQGARVHNLQNVDLSIPRDSIVVFTGLSGSGKSSLAFDTIFAEGQRRYVESLSAYARQFLGQVDRPDVDFIEGLSPAVSIDQKSTNRNPRSTVGTITEIYDYMRLLWARIGVPHCAVCGERIASQTVQQIADQLMLLPERTRYQVLAPVVSKKKGEFVDLFQDLAANGYSRAVVDGEVIQLSEPPTLKKQVKHDISVVIDRLVAGPDGLGRLTDSLETALKLAGGIVCIDFVDRDPKADDRTQLFSEQLSCPNQHPVQLTEIEPRTFSFNAPFGACSTCSGLGTSMSVDEDLVLGDPELSITEGVIVPWTSQGKSLYQYYEKLLRGLSQDLDFKLTTPWEQLGEDVREAVLYGNNFKVNVRWKNRFGREVKYSSGFEGVIPFIERQYAEAESDAKRDRWSEFLREVPCHACHGQRLKPEVLAVTVNGESIAAVGEFSLLNAKRYFDEVELTAREAKIAAQVLREIRLRFDFLIEVGLGYLTLARAAGTLSGGEAQRIRLATQIGSGLTGVLYVLDEPSIGLHQRDNRRLIETLVKLRDLGNTLIVVEHDEETIEAADWIVDIGPGAGVEGGTVVHSGEYAELLQNTDSMTGDYLAGRRAIETPKKRRKRDRKRELKVMGARSNNLQNVDVAFPLGVMTAVTGVSGSGKSTLVNDILYRVLANQLNGARLVPGKHTRVTGLDHLDKVVHVDQAPIGRTPRSNPATYTGVFDKIRNLFAETPEAKTRGYLPGRFSFNVKGGRCEACSGDGTLKIEMNFLPDVYVACEACGGKRYNRETLQVRYKGKNISEVLEMPIAEAEEFFEPISSIHRYMKTLVDVGLGYVRLGQSATTLSGGEAQRVKLATELQKRSNGRSIYVLDEPTTGLHFEDVRKLLLVLNGLVDKGNTVITIEHNLDVIRSADWVIDLGPEGGSGGGTILAEGTPEQIAGVEASHTGRFLAEVLEGWAAKSERAVRKHSGGTTSHAAKRGAGKAPAAKVRV
- the uvrC gene encoding excinuclease ABC subunit UvrC — its product is MIQGVDNRGAFRPAQGEIPTSPGVYRFSDRHGRVLYIGKAKNLRARLANYFQPLQSLMPRTQRMLALAAQVDWTVVATDTESLILEHTWITEFKPPFNVQFKDDKTYPYLAVTLREESPRLIITRNERIRGARYFGPYPKVWALRETTALLQQAFPIRTCNDADYRRAMSTGRPCLAGQIGRCHGPCSQLITIEAHRERANALVAFLAGGDTSHLRELQRGMREAAAAQEYELAARLRDQAQAVEHVLEKNAVVLGLDVNLDVFGMRADELAASAHQFIIRGGRIRGERSWIVDVEIDDSLSTLLEQVVQTAYEGDREPPAEILVPQLPDDVTDLEAALSAKRPRQGRVRMRVPERGEKVQLMERAVLNAGENLIRHKLKRAADLTARTDALAELQRALGMDEAPLRIECIDVSHLQGTGVVASLVVFEDGLPAKGAYRKYRIEETRDDTDSIHQVVARRAAQLNRARESGEPASGVYRDRPQLLIVDGGEPQVKAAARALREAGITDIALCGVAKRLEELWLPDDPFPVILPRTSDALFLVQRVRDEAHRFAITFQRQRRSTSIASQLSEVPGLGPKRVQVLLKHFGSVTRLRAATVAELSAAPGVGEKLAEQILAHLNSTAAPAKLEASSEPDQDGGLSNE
- the rapZ gene encoding RNase adapter RapZ, whose amino-acid sequence is MNEAVSNQEILIVTGMSGAGRSTVANTLEDLGWYVVDNLPLTMLKTLADMADKSGGALPRIVAVVDVRGRDLYSDIESTVSDLRENATVRVVFLDATDEILVRRYESVRRPHPLQAEAGSLLEGIRLERERLQELRASSDVVIDTSRYNVHDLSTATRELFSDDNTPGLQLSVVSFGFKYGAPTDVDLMVDMRFLPNPFWETDLRALTGVDPEVKEYVLGREGAAEFLDHYVAALTPVFAGFQRENKRHASLAVGCTGGKHRSVATARELADRLAGLPGVSVTLRHRDLGRE